DNA sequence from the Orcinus orca chromosome 2, mOrcOrc1.1, whole genome shotgun sequence genome:
CTAAACAATGCCCAAAGGCAACTCTTTGGACGGTTCAAACTACATGACAGTGTTAAGAACAAAGCTCCTAAGGGACTGGGCTCTGATGGCCCCGTAGGGCTCGGATTCCATCAGCATTTCCATTTCTGGGAATGCATTTCCTCCCCTACACGGGGTGTGCCGTGAGAAGCGTGCCCAGAGGAGGGGCTCTTTACACTCTGTGCTCCGCCTCTCTCCCGTGGAAGGCTGACTGCCTCTCTTTCTCGATGTCTTGAAAGGGCTCGAGGGCCCCAGGCCAAGGGGTCTTTGCTTTGCTTGACAGTGAGCATCAGCTGGGGACATGTCAAGTCGGGGGCTACTGTCAGAATGGCCCACGTGTCCATGCCAGAGTCACACTAAGGGGGGCTCTTCCAGCCTTACGGTCCCTCCTGGCCTGACAGCTGAGTCAAAGTCCCCCATtaagccccccccaccccccgcatgCTTCAGCTTCCAGGACTAGAGTCCCCCTCCCCTGAAGCAGATGCCAGGGGCTCTCTGAAATTTGCCCTTGGTCTTTGGAATCCTGACTCTGAGGCAACTCCTTGGGTGCGGATCTTGGAAAGGCCACTTCAGAACTGTCCTGGCTGAGGCTCCGATGACAGACTCTGCTTCTGTGTGGTTTGCAAGGTGCCAAAAACATCTCCGGTGCTCTGGAAGGCGCGGCCAATGGAAGTCGTGGCCGGgacccctcccactccccaccccccacccccctcagtggcatcccagcctcctgcctctctctctccttcctgatcTGCCTGACTCAGTAGTGAGGACCTGGCAGCCTCAGGATCTGTAGAACCCTGTGTCTGCAGTTCCCAGACAGAGCCTCGGCCTTTGCAAAGATGGCCTGGAGACAGCTGTTCCTGATCTGCTGTCTCTCGGCCGTTGTGCTCCTGTCCAGTGAGTATGCGAGGCCCCAGGATGGCCTTGGTGTTAGGTGAGGCTGCTCAGGTGGCCAGGTAGAGGGTGTACCTTCTGTTAAGAAGTCTGTacctgggtgtgtgtgtttgtgtgtgtctgtgtgtataataCAACACAGTACAGAGAAACCAGcacacctggtggtttcttggggAAGTTGGCTGTGTGGCTGGTATCTGAGGCATCCAGTCTCCAGGGCAAGTCACAGCCCTGGGAAGGACTGTCCCGGCCTGGCTCAGGGTGAGGGCTCCTGTCGGGGTGCGGCAGCCCTCACGCTGTGCTCTCGTCCCACAGCCCTGCGGGAGGGGACTGCTGTGGCGGTGGGCTCCAGGCGGTTGGCAGGACATGAGGTGCAGGAAGGTGAGTGCCGGGGCCACCCAGGGGGCTCCCGAGGTAGCCCTGGTGAGCATGTGCCGGTTGTGACCGGCTTCTCTCGGGTTTCAGGCGTGCAAGGGAAGATCTTCATGCAGGAATCAGATGCCTTGAATTTCCTCAAGAAGCGAGGCAAGCGGTCCTCCAAATCCCGAGAAGAGGTCAATGGTAAGGATGCCGGTGGCCTGCCTTCTGCTCTTGCCTCGtgttccttctctctcccacagTCAGCTGGGCCAGGGACCAAGGGCTCAACCTAGGCCCTCGGGTCTCAGTGACTGCAGCTCTGAATTAGAAGTTACATCACATTCCCTCGATTGTAGGTCACTCTTTGATTGGCTATGCTGCA
Encoded proteins:
- the UCMA gene encoding unique cartilage matrix-associated protein, whose product is MAWRQLFLICCLSAVVLLSTLREGTAVAVGSRRLAGHEVQEGVQGKIFMQESDALNFLKKRGKRSSKSREEVNAENRQKLQADELRKEHYEEQRNQFENFVEEQNDEQEERSREAIEQWRQWHSDGLYPPYLYNGHHI